In a single window of the Fibrobacter succinogenes genome:
- a CDS encoding M6 family metalloprotease domain-containing protein produces the protein MRFGKYFLIASLLGAASTWAIKAAPFLINSTQPDGSVVQIRKIGNERFNYTVTGEDSVLVVRDSSGYWNYADEHGKKTGMRVHAKSKRTPKERNFLKKRNSREILEKFREKRLKQLEEQNSSEPQILRSSSPMKANAWGGGGTKNTNTPTRPNLNSVKKEGDVRGLVVLVQFSDVKFKRDNANEEYHDFLNKEGYSNYYMKGSARDFFILNSSGKYRPTFDVFGPVTLKGKRDSYGALVDPNNIAAGAVKAVSEAMDSLVAANVDFTPYDSDNDRIVDFVYMIYAGVGSADTDVQSAIWPHSYNISKRLTRNMSMYRYACSPEIDGQAYLYRKSTDALNGIGTFCHEFSHVLGLQDHYDVGVNESRTKVRYTPGAWDLMDAGSYNCPQNKYKSTSCSPANLSAFERFSLGWLEPRRLEISDTTFILNAIQENDGLVLTSKNDNEYYFVDFRLKNDFDEGLPNQGMLIWHINYDRYSWMYNEVNTSDPMRVDLIEADGKADGYTTKDDAFPTKSVNRFNGFVTWSGDSLGLEVYDIKIVDDHVEFETRGSRVAPVLSSSSVAKSSSSSAKSSSSSARSSSSKVVSSSSKPVSSSSSRVSSSSVASSSSVKVSSSSVLSSSSNALSSSSSVHVFKQSSSSDGVMISESRIASSAVRFFVDNRILRVDANLEGRKTVNLFDANGTLLLSNTFADKYCEISMDALRGKSFVIVTLESGGQLIKTKKIRVK, from the coding sequence ATGAGATTTGGGAAATATTTTTTAATTGCGTCTTTGCTGGGGGCCGCTTCGACGTGGGCTATTAAAGCTGCACCGTTTTTGATTAATTCCACGCAGCCGGATGGCTCTGTGGTGCAGATTCGAAAAATCGGAAACGAGCGCTTTAATTATACAGTTACTGGTGAAGATAGCGTGCTTGTGGTACGCGATTCCAGTGGTTATTGGAACTATGCTGACGAACATGGCAAAAAGACGGGAATGAGGGTCCATGCCAAGTCCAAACGTACCCCAAAAGAGCGAAATTTTCTAAAAAAACGCAATTCTCGTGAAATTCTTGAAAAATTCCGCGAAAAACGCTTGAAACAGCTTGAGGAACAAAACTCCTCCGAGCCCCAGATCCTTCGGTCCTCTTCTCCCATGAAAGCTAATGCTTGGGGGGGCGGTGGAACCAAAAATACCAATACCCCAACTCGACCGAACTTAAATTCTGTTAAAAAAGAGGGCGATGTTCGCGGGCTTGTTGTCCTTGTCCAGTTTAGTGATGTAAAGTTCAAACGCGATAATGCCAATGAGGAATACCACGATTTCCTCAATAAAGAAGGCTATTCAAATTACTATATGAAAGGTAGCGCCAGAGACTTCTTTATTTTGAATTCTTCTGGAAAATATCGCCCTACATTTGACGTTTTTGGACCAGTGACGCTTAAGGGTAAACGCGATTCGTATGGCGCCTTGGTTGATCCCAATAACATCGCGGCGGGTGCAGTCAAAGCTGTCAGTGAGGCGATGGATTCTCTCGTGGCTGCGAATGTTGATTTTACGCCTTATGATAGTGACAACGATAGAATTGTTGATTTCGTCTATATGATTTATGCGGGTGTCGGTTCGGCGGATACTGATGTGCAGTCAGCCATTTGGCCCCATTCTTACAATATAAGCAAGCGCCTTACGCGCAATATGTCCATGTACCGTTATGCCTGCTCTCCAGAAATTGATGGTCAGGCGTATTTGTACCGCAAAAGTACCGATGCGTTAAATGGCATTGGAACGTTCTGCCATGAATTTAGCCATGTCCTTGGCTTGCAAGACCACTATGATGTTGGCGTGAATGAATCACGCACGAAGGTTCGTTATACGCCGGGTGCTTGGGACTTGATGGATGCTGGCTCTTACAACTGTCCGCAAAATAAGTATAAGTCTACATCTTGCTCGCCTGCGAATTTATCTGCTTTTGAGCGTTTTAGCTTGGGCTGGCTCGAACCGCGCCGTTTGGAAATTTCGGATACGACATTTATCTTAAATGCAATTCAAGAAAATGACGGTTTGGTATTGACTTCGAAAAATGATAATGAATATTACTTTGTTGATTTTCGCCTGAAAAATGATTTTGACGAAGGCCTTCCGAATCAGGGAATGTTGATTTGGCATATCAATTATGACAGGTATTCTTGGATGTACAACGAAGTCAACACTTCGGATCCTATGCGTGTCGATTTGATTGAAGCTGATGGCAAAGCGGATGGCTATACGACGAAGGATGACGCTTTCCCGACGAAAAGTGTGAATCGCTTTAATGGCTTTGTAACTTGGAGTGGCGATAGCCTTGGTCTTGAAGTCTATGATATTAAAATTGTCGATGACCATGTAGAATTTGAAACTCGCGGCAGTCGTGTGGCTCCTGTTTTGTCATCTTCGAGTGTTGCAAAGTCATCTTCAAGTTCTGCAAAGTCTTCGTCGAGTTCTGCTAGGTCTTCGTCAAGCAAGGTGGTTTCTTCATCAAGTAAGCCTGTATCGTCATCGTCTTCTAGAGTAAGCTCTTCGTCGGTTGCATCGAGCAGTTCTGTAAAGGTTTCGTCGTCTTCTGTTTTGTCAAGTTCATCGAATGCTTTGAGTTCATCCAGCAGTGTCCATGTATTTAAACAGAGTTCCTCTTCTGATGGCGTGATGATTTCGGAAAGTAGGATTGCTTCTTCTGCGGTTCGATTCTTCGTGGATAATCGAATTTTGAGAGTGGATGCGAATCTTGAAGGGCGTAAGACGGTCAATTTGTTCGATGCTAACGGAACGCTCCTTTTGAGCAATACCTTTGCCGATAAGTATTGCGAAATTAGCATGGATGCCTTGCGTGGAAAATCGTTTGTGATTGTAACGCTAGAATCCGGCGGACAACTCATAAAAACAAAGAAAATTCGAGTGAAATAA
- a CDS encoding GRP family sugar transporter, whose amino-acid sequence MGNSYIGVVLAIVAFGTYMVPLKAWPKFSSWAYLACVALGLASGELVISLLTGTLCILPVGILCGFLWVLGGAFCFWAVQTEKDLAGAGVRSMGMSILASFLSGVLIFSESTLLYFSIPAIVLLLFGLKLLAPPQGNILRNWRSLLAGMVFGLFLIPYKFAEVPLLEFMSSFTIGIFIAAQLLVGILCIKRRAIFEFRLAPSIVSILMGLLWVIGQHGCFWAIDTKGALGYAVGYPLTQLNLLVNLLWGVVVFHEYPTKPERIRLAIATMVILGGAVLLAMSKM is encoded by the coding sequence TTGGGAAATAGTTATATCGGCGTCGTTCTCGCAATTGTTGCGTTTGGAACTTACATGGTCCCGCTCAAGGCGTGGCCAAAGTTTTCGTCTTGGGCGTACCTTGCGTGTGTTGCATTAGGCCTTGCCTCTGGTGAACTTGTCATCTCTCTTTTGACGGGGACTTTGTGCATTTTGCCTGTGGGAATCCTTTGCGGGTTCCTTTGGGTCCTTGGCGGCGCGTTTTGTTTTTGGGCGGTGCAGACCGAAAAAGATTTGGCGGGTGCGGGTGTCCGTTCGATGGGCATGAGCATTCTAGCTTCGTTCTTGAGCGGCGTGCTGATTTTTTCGGAATCCACGTTGCTTTATTTCTCGATTCCGGCGATTGTGCTTTTGCTGTTCGGACTTAAATTGCTAGCTCCGCCGCAGGGGAATATTTTAAGGAATTGGCGTTCGCTTTTGGCGGGTATGGTGTTCGGACTTTTTCTGATTCCGTATAAGTTTGCCGAAGTCCCCTTGCTCGAATTCATGAGCTCGTTTACGATCGGTATTTTTATCGCTGCACAACTTTTGGTTGGAATTTTGTGTATAAAGCGTCGTGCGATTTTTGAATTTCGCTTGGCTCCTTCCATAGTCTCCATTCTGATGGGACTTTTGTGGGTAATCGGGCAACATGGCTGTTTTTGGGCGATTGATACCAAGGGCGCTTTGGGCTATGCTGTTGGCTATCCGCTTACGCAGTTGAACTTGCTCGTCAACTTGCTTTGGGGCGTTGTCGTTTTCCACGAATACCCTACAAAACCGGAGCGGATTAGACTTGCTATTGCGACCATGGTCATTCTTGGCGGTGCCGTATTGCTTGCAATGTCCAAAATGTGA
- a CDS encoding tRNA modification GTPase, producing the protein MDSLTIVAPMTPAGVSAVAAIRVSGSRVREVVRLLFGEAALKNLKAREAKLATARDYRTMAGDDRATAQVIDSLLYIFFEGPNSYTGEDVLELYPHGNPIIVRELIQVIKSVDGVRLAEPGEYTRRAFLNGRMDLVQAESVADVIHSANRDELKNAHRLLGGALSKKVKTLTEQVMDISARLELDVDFAEEEADPDYATWGTKIEAIRESVLSILKSFREKAAVSRLPLAVLYGAPNAGKSSLVNALLGEDRILVSDIPGTTRDFVEVRLFLDGGEIRLVDTAGIADKAADALDALSMEKSREILAEADMKILVLDGANENCAFSPSSTGLPASSSTDLPASSSTDFPASSSTEGRGSIISSLRHSDDAIHPDFIVISKSDLGASRQGNACMDMTNSIHISSKTGAGLVELRQTMNAALFKKTENSEDLWITSEREKTCLEEALAGIDRTLSLIRTNPAVELIAFEMQLVRRALQSITGEISSEDVLQKIFAGFCIGK; encoded by the coding sequence ATGGATTCCCTGACGATTGTTGCCCCGATGACGCCTGCGGGCGTGAGTGCCGTAGCTGCTATTCGAGTTAGCGGTTCTCGCGTACGTGAGGTTGTGCGCTTGCTTTTTGGCGAGGCTGCGTTAAAAAATTTGAAAGCCCGCGAAGCTAAGTTGGCGACTGCGAGGGATTATCGCACGATGGCAGGCGATGACCGTGCCACGGCGCAAGTCATTGATAGTCTCCTCTACATCTTTTTTGAAGGTCCGAATTCCTACACAGGCGAAGATGTTCTGGAACTTTATCCGCATGGCAATCCGATTATCGTGCGCGAACTGATTCAAGTTATTAAAAGTGTTGATGGGGTTCGCCTTGCCGAACCCGGCGAGTACACGCGTCGTGCTTTTTTGAATGGCCGGATGGACTTGGTGCAAGCAGAATCCGTTGCCGATGTGATTCACAGTGCCAATCGCGATGAGCTCAAGAACGCCCATCGCTTGCTCGGCGGTGCCCTCTCGAAAAAAGTCAAGACGCTTACGGAACAGGTCATGGACATTTCGGCGCGTCTCGAATTAGATGTTGATTTTGCCGAAGAAGAGGCGGACCCGGATTATGCGACTTGGGGTACAAAGATCGAAGCCATTCGCGAAAGCGTGTTGTCTATTTTAAAAAGTTTCAGGGAAAAGGCGGCCGTGAGTCGCTTGCCGCTGGCGGTGCTGTATGGCGCTCCGAATGCAGGCAAGTCGAGTCTTGTAAATGCGCTCCTTGGCGAAGACCGCATTCTCGTGAGTGACATTCCGGGGACAACCCGTGACTTTGTCGAAGTTCGTTTGTTCTTGGATGGCGGTGAAATTCGCTTGGTGGACACTGCGGGTATCGCAGACAAGGCTGCTGATGCTCTCGATGCGCTTAGCATGGAAAAAAGCCGTGAAATCCTCGCCGAAGCGGACATGAAAATTCTCGTCCTCGACGGGGCCAACGAAAATTGCGCATTTTCGCCATCCTCGACTGGTTTGCCTGCGTCATCCTCGACCGATTTGCCTGCGTCATCCTCGACCGATTTTCCTGCGTCATCCTCGACCGAAGGGAGGGGATCCATTATTTCTAGTCTTCGCCATAGTGACGATGCAATCCATCCGGACTTTATCGTCATTTCAAAGAGCGACTTGGGCGCATCTCGACAGGGCAATGCTTGCATGGATATGACGAATTCGATCCACATTTCTTCCAAGACCGGTGCGGGCCTTGTGGAACTGCGCCAGACGATGAATGCCGCGCTTTTCAAGAAAACGGAGAATTCTGAAGATCTCTGGATTACGAGCGAACGCGAAAAGACTTGCCTCGAAGAAGCCCTTGCGGGTATTGACCGCACACTTTCGCTTATCCGCACGAATCCGGCAGTGGAGCTTATTGCGTTTGAAATGCAGCTGGTGCGCCGTGCGCTCCAAAGTATAACGGGCGAAATTTCGTCCGAAGATGTTTTACAAAAGATTTTTGCGGGGTTCTGCATTGGGAAATAG
- a CDS encoding aldose 1-epimerase yields MSNFKLISRPIGTVECYVLQRDDGAEFEILSGYGAGLNAWRIPDASGKLTDLLFGYREGDDIYKMGPDTNAGCRLAPFPGRVAYAKFNWNGNDYQLVNNVSWAPHALHGFLQNKEWKFVSFESDNEKCTATFSIDWPGAFTGFPFPFRAINKITFTGESYTVESTVTNIGANDLPYSEGWHPYYTLGEKIDNLTMTLPETNLALLDKADIPTGEFKPDTRFVGGRLIKDEFINDCFCLNQGNGPYVLKNKKNFENILATVELKSDTKSLQIWQKAGDEQYNAIQIYTPPDRMSIAIEPMTAEPDTLNHHRDLIVIKPGETKTFSFGATVEKIG; encoded by the coding sequence ATGAGCAACTTCAAACTTATTTCCCGCCCCATTGGCACCGTCGAGTGCTACGTTTTACAGCGCGACGACGGCGCTGAATTTGAAATTTTAAGCGGTTACGGCGCAGGCCTGAACGCTTGGCGCATCCCCGACGCAAGCGGCAAACTCACCGACCTCCTTTTCGGCTACCGCGAAGGCGACGACATTTACAAAATGGGCCCGGACACCAACGCCGGTTGCCGACTCGCCCCATTCCCAGGGCGCGTGGCCTACGCCAAATTTAACTGGAACGGCAACGATTACCAGCTCGTGAACAACGTGAGCTGGGCCCCGCACGCTCTCCACGGCTTTTTGCAAAACAAAGAATGGAAATTCGTGAGCTTCGAAAGCGATAACGAAAAATGCACCGCGACATTCTCCATCGACTGGCCAGGAGCATTTACCGGATTCCCGTTCCCCTTCCGCGCGATTAACAAAATCACGTTTACCGGCGAAAGTTACACCGTAGAATCCACCGTCACGAACATCGGCGCAAACGACCTTCCCTATTCCGAAGGCTGGCACCCCTATTACACGCTTGGCGAGAAAATCGACAACCTCACCATGACCCTCCCCGAAACAAACCTCGCCCTCCTCGACAAGGCCGACATCCCAACAGGAGAATTTAAGCCGGATACCCGTTTTGTAGGTGGACGCCTCATCAAAGACGAATTCATCAACGACTGTTTCTGCTTAAACCAGGGCAACGGCCCCTACGTCCTCAAAAACAAGAAAAATTTTGAGAACATTTTAGCTACTGTAGAGCTCAAAAGCGACACAAAATCCCTCCAGATTTGGCAGAAAGCCGGCGACGAACAATATAACGCCATCCAGATCTACACACCCCCTGACCGCATGAGCATCGCCATTGAACCAATGACCGCAGAACCCGATACTTTAAACCACCATAGAGACTTAATTGTAATTAAGCCGGGCGAAACCAAGACGTTCAGCTTTGGCGCAACGGTGGAAAAAATCGGCTAG